CAGTAGAACGAGGATTTAAACCTCTCTGTTGAAAACTATAAAATCTGTCATGGGAGAGAAAATTGAAATCTACATCTAACTTTTGACTTCTACTTGATGCCCTAAGCTGATTAAAATTGCTTCTTCATCACTTTTCAGACATCCTTCAATGATTCAGAAAATTATCTATTCAGTCCTATTAGCTTCTCCTAACTATGAACATACAAATTGAACCCTCTAATCATGCTATTGCAGTTATTGGAATGGGCTGTTGGTATCCTGGCGCACGGAATCTGCGGCAACTGTGGGAAAACATACTTGGCAAACGCCAAGAGTTCCGGCGAACACCAGATCAGCGATTACCGCTTTCTCAGTATTACGATCCAGATTCCACGGTGCCAGACAAAACCTACGGAAATCGTATGGCTGTCATCGATGGATTTGAGTTTGACTGGGTTAGTAAACGCATTCCCAAAACAGTTATAGATTCCGCAGATATTGCTCACTGGTTGGCTTTAGAAGTTGCATTGCAAGCTTTAGAGGATTCTGGCTACACCCGTACAACTATTCCTATAGAACGTACTGGTGTTTTATTAGGAAACACAATGACGGGGGAGTTTTCACGGTCTACTAATGTGCGATTGCGCTGGCCTTATGTCCGCCGTGCTTTGGTAGCAGCCGCAGAAGCAAAGGGTTTGCCGTCGGCAGTTATAGACTCTTTGGCAGAAACCATGGAGGATTATTACAAATCGGTGTTCTCGCCCATTACCGAGGACACACTTTCAGGTAATCTTTCCAATACGATCGCAGGTAGAATCTGCAATTTCTTGAACTTGCATGGTGGCGGTTACACAGTAGATGGTGCCTGTTCTTCATCATTAATTGCAGTGGCTAACGCTGCTAGTGCTTTGAGCAATGGAGACTTAGATTTGGCCTTTGCTGGTGGCGTCGATATTAGTCTCGACACTTTTGAATTGATTGGCTTTGCCAAGACCGGTGCCTTGACTCACCAAGATATGACAGTTTACGACCAAAAAGCCAGCGGCTTCATACCGGGTGAGGGTTGTGGTTTTGTTGTCTTGAAGCGCTTAAAAGATGCTCGTGCCGACGGCAACTATGTATATGCAGTCTTGAATGGGTGGGGAATATCTTCTGACGGCAAAGGCGGACTGACAGCACCTAGCCGGGAAGGGCAATCAATAGCTTTGCGTCGTGCATATGAACGAGCCGGTTACAGCCCCCATACCCTTGATTTCATTGAAGGACATGGTACTGGTACACCAGTGGGCGATCGCGCCGAACTCGAAGGTATTACCCTAGCGATGAATTTTGACGAACCAGCAAGCGATCGCTCGTGTGGTGTCACCTCCTTAAAATCCCTCATCGGTCATACCAAAGCCGCAGCCGGGATTGGCGCTTTTATTAAAGCCATCATCGCTGTCAACCGCCGGATTCTACCACCAGTAGCTGGTTGCACCGAGCCAAACCCAGTATTTGCAACTTCTGCTCGCTGTCTCTACCCAATCCTCCAAGGAGAAGTCCGAAACCCAACAGATATCTTACGTGCAGGAGTTTCCGCAATGGGATTCGGTGGCATTAATTGTCACGTTACCCTGGAATCTGGCGATGCTCCAGCGGCTCATCTAGCACCGTTCATTGCCGAGCAGGCTTTGCTGGTTTCTCACCAAGATACAGAAATATTCGTCCTTACTGCCCCATCCGTTTCTGCACTGCTGCGACGCACATTGGCTGCAATCAACATTGCCCAAGGATTGAGCCTGAGCGAACTCGTTGATTTAGCAGCACATCTCACCCGCGAACTAGAACCGCAACTACCAATTCGGGCAACAGTAATTGCCAGTACGCCTGAAGAACTAGTTGAACGTCTGACTCTCCTAGAAAAATTGTTGCGTGAAACGCCTCCTGCTCCCGGAAAGGTAGTTGTCAGTCCCCAAAAAGAAGTTTGGATTGGCAATGCCGTTGACCACAACCGCATCGGCTTTCTGTTTCCCGGACAAGGTTCGCAAAAATTGAACATGGTGCGATCGCTTGTAGAGCGCTATAGCTGGGCCAAAGACCTTGTAGAACAGGCAGATGGCTGGCTGCGCGACATTGGCTTGCAACCAGTGCGAGAAAACATCTATGTTCCACTCGACCGTGCTGTTAACCCAGAACAGGTGGCAGAGTGGTCTCAAGCACTTGCACAAACTGAAGTTGCTCAACCAGCTATTTGCCTGGCTTCCCTACTTTGGATGCAGTATCTCCAGCGTCTAGGAATTCAGCCTGTAGCTGTGGGTGGTCACAGCCTGGGAGAATTGAGTGCTTTTTATGCAGCAGGTGGCTTTGACGAGAAAACTCTCCTCTGTTTGGCTGGGGTTCGAGGACAAGCCATGTCTGCCCAGATGTCAGGCAAAGACCAAGGCGCTATGGCTTCTTTAGCTTGCTCCCAACAGACAGCTGAAGAAATTTTGAGTCGTGTTAGTGGCTACGTGGTTATAGCCAATATTAATAGTTCACGCCAAATAGTCATTTCCGGTGAACAGGCGAGTATTGAGCAAGCCATTGAACTGGCTATAGCCCAAGATATCCGAGCCGTGAGATTGCCAGTTTCCAATGCCTTTCATTCTCAACTGATTGCAGGGGCAGCCGAGTACCTGGGTCAACACCAACTGGTGCCAGATCAACTCCTGGAAATCAGCGTGCCGCTATTCTCAAGTTTAGATGGACAACAGCTAACACCAGGGCAGTCATTACGGGAATATTTTAGCAATCAAGCGATCGCCCAAGTTGATTTCGTCTCTCTAGTAAAAACCTTAATCCAGAAATGCGACCTACTAATAGAGGTCGGCCCGGGAAAGGTTCTCTCCAATCTAGTAGCTGATATTGTTGGTGCCAATGGCCCACTTTGTCTACCTGTGGAATCCAAACCCGGTGTAGATCGAGATTTAAACGTCATGCTAGCCGCCCTATTTACCCACGGTGGTGACATTAACTGGGAAACTGTTTACGAGAACCGTCTTGTCCGCCCCTTTGTCCCAGCATCCCAACGCATCTTTATTGAGAATCCCTTGGAACGGCCATTCGATGTGCAAACGGTGAATGAATCTCCCGCTTTGCAAATGTCTGAGTTTTCGCTGCCTTCCATGCTAGCTCAACAGAACCAAGTACCGTGGGAACTGCTTTCTGATTACTTTTCTCAGCGCGGCAAGTTTCTTACAGAAGTGATCAAAGCAGACTTGCAAACATTGCCATTGCTTGCTAACTCCGCTAACAGCTTAGCAAAAGCTCAAATAGCTGCTCCTGCGAAAGTGCCTGCTTTTACACCAGAGCCAGCTATTCCTGCCCACCACAACCAAGCCTCTAGTATTGAAACCATGCTTGTGGGTCTGATTGCTCAACAAACAGGTTTTCCACAAGAAAGTATCACACTGCAAATTAGGCTACTGGATGATTTGAACTTAGATTCCATTAAAGCTGGGGAAGTCATCGCTACAGCTGCCAGGGAAATTGGTGTCGCAGGTCAGATTGACCCCACATCTCTAGCCAACGCCACCATTCAAGAAATTGCCGAGGCACTGCGGATAGTTGCGCCAGCCATTAACGGCACAGTCACAGCAGTGGTACAGAACGGCGCGAATAAAGCTAAGAATGGGTCAGCGGTTGCGTTGAGAATCGAAGACATCCTTGTGAACTTGATTGCTCAACAAACAGGCTTCCCACAAGAAAGTATTACACTGCAAATTAGGCTACTGGATGATTTGAACCTAGATTCCATTAAAGCCGGGGAAGTCATCGCTACTGCTGCCAGAGAAGTTGGTGTCGCAGGTCAGATTGACCCCACATCTCTAGCCAACGCCACCATTCAAGAAATTGCCGAGGCACTGCGGATGGTTGCCCCAACTA
Above is a window of Nostoc sp. UHCC 0702 DNA encoding:
- a CDS encoding SDR family NAD(P)-dependent oxidoreductase; translation: MNIQIEPSNHAIAVIGMGCWYPGARNLRQLWENILGKRQEFRRTPDQRLPLSQYYDPDSTVPDKTYGNRMAVIDGFEFDWVSKRIPKTVIDSADIAHWLALEVALQALEDSGYTRTTIPIERTGVLLGNTMTGEFSRSTNVRLRWPYVRRALVAAAEAKGLPSAVIDSLAETMEDYYKSVFSPITEDTLSGNLSNTIAGRICNFLNLHGGGYTVDGACSSSLIAVANAASALSNGDLDLAFAGGVDISLDTFELIGFAKTGALTHQDMTVYDQKASGFIPGEGCGFVVLKRLKDARADGNYVYAVLNGWGISSDGKGGLTAPSREGQSIALRRAYERAGYSPHTLDFIEGHGTGTPVGDRAELEGITLAMNFDEPASDRSCGVTSLKSLIGHTKAAAGIGAFIKAIIAVNRRILPPVAGCTEPNPVFATSARCLYPILQGEVRNPTDILRAGVSAMGFGGINCHVTLESGDAPAAHLAPFIAEQALLVSHQDTEIFVLTAPSVSALLRRTLAAINIAQGLSLSELVDLAAHLTRELEPQLPIRATVIASTPEELVERLTLLEKLLRETPPAPGKVVVSPQKEVWIGNAVDHNRIGFLFPGQGSQKLNMVRSLVERYSWAKDLVEQADGWLRDIGLQPVRENIYVPLDRAVNPEQVAEWSQALAQTEVAQPAICLASLLWMQYLQRLGIQPVAVGGHSLGELSAFYAAGGFDEKTLLCLAGVRGQAMSAQMSGKDQGAMASLACSQQTAEEILSRVSGYVVIANINSSRQIVISGEQASIEQAIELAIAQDIRAVRLPVSNAFHSQLIAGAAEYLGQHQLVPDQLLEISVPLFSSLDGQQLTPGQSLREYFSNQAIAQVDFVSLVKTLIQKCDLLIEVGPGKVLSNLVADIVGANGPLCLPVESKPGVDRDLNVMLAALFTHGGDINWETVYENRLVRPFVPASQRIFIENPLERPFDVQTVNESPALQMSEFSLPSMLAQQNQVPWELLSDYFSQRGKFLTEVIKADLQTLPLLANSANSLAKAQIAAPAKVPAFTPEPAIPAHHNQASSIETMLVGLIAQQTGFPQESITLQIRLLDDLNLDSIKAGEVIATAAREIGVAGQIDPTSLANATIQEIAEALRIVAPAINGTVTAVVQNGANKAKNGSAVALRIEDILVNLIAQQTGFPQESITLQIRLLDDLNLDSIKAGEVIATAAREVGVAGQIDPTSLANATIQEIAEALRMVAPTSNGNHNGAVTAAVMNGNGGNGAKNGSAVALKEAVPAKNFTDFPIKTLEHKSETQVRDYIVKAVAEEFTPVTLGKHAEEKWQTANVLILCESGELDVAQTLGDQLHSQGAQVQTVSFVGATAQALIESIDFTHFIAVLPRTSSESSTDARLLNMIERLRSIATPPPAARANREHTTLAYIQFGGGNFSTEPPLADVEQCCAIGFAASVHLERADLKVRVIDFSPTVSLNKLAECVIKELSTAHVYMSAGYDDHLTRYVPRPQVQEPVDYQRRSLTWSSKDVILVTGGGKGITAECALALARNTGVQMALIGRSPHPHGNIERRAAGSTEIAKTLERFNAEGLTCQYYECDISDFDAVTSLLAQIRLDLGEITGVLHGAALNKPRLIEQVSAESAFDELKPKLKGVLNLCQALANAPLKLFAGFSSVIGITGMQRNAWYGFANEALDLILRRFQTQHPEVAVISMAFSVWEEVGMGARMGSVRNLAKMGIQAIPKDEGVARFLHLIKNDPGDTRIVIAAPMQALSAFESSGLDTWYPQRFLPRPELKFLERILLCEPGVEITARSHLSLERDSYLLDHLYKGSYLFPTVFGLEAMAQAVVYVTGEHNLSAIRIEDVRLERPIVVDPQKGVDIEIHAEVPEREFKNSLRQVHVSIKTEQTGFAISHFSATFVLGVENNPPIEHVTVPESPLDIDPQADLYSWLLFQGPSFQRLQQIYTLNSRECVFQTQRNSSSTQAKEGSLNRAQGPFWLGDPYCRDSLLQVGQLVIPQDICLPISIDSIEIYQPTSDASAYIGVTRPQGREGKQYHNTVFLTNAAGQLVERLNGYQLRILEHRKDNPTVEELADPSQRDEWILRRKLSNQAHLFRVAAPEVSLAYLPGIHALPPSQRHERELPIFHKTISQLLRNDGNQLSKLQIKWTKSGKPVVDGVEEQKVGVSLSHDERVCICVAGEGLQGCDIEPVTHRTQQDWTALLSNSRETLMQQLLNAKSSVAHAGTRIWTAIEALRKATEANSINLVVDRIEGDSVLFVDAASNGQLKVLTFPVRLTRGLEKMVALVVEDL